One window of Mediterraneibacter gnavus ATCC 29149 genomic DNA carries:
- a CDS encoding 6-phosphofructokinase, which yields MLRIGMLTSGGDCQALNAAMRGVVKGVCTKRDDVEIYGFEDGYKGLIYGNFHMLTSKDFSGILTRGGTILGTSRQPFKLMRVPDKDGLDKVAAMKHTYHKLSLDCLVILGGNGTHKTANLLREEGLNVVTLPKTIDNDLWGTDMTFGFQSAVDIATDTIDRIHTTATSHSRVFIIEVMGHKVGHVTLHAGIAGGADVILLPEIPYDIDVVTDVIQKRAAADKKFTIIAVAEGAISKEDARLKKKEYKEKLAKRKYPSIAYELAEKIQQKTDKEVRITVPGHTQRGGSPCAYDRVFATRVGAAAAELILNQEYGYMIAMKNQKITKVPLQDVAGKLKMVDPQDGIIKEARTIGISFGDQ from the coding sequence ATGTTACGAATCGGAATGCTTACAAGTGGCGGAGACTGTCAGGCTTTGAATGCTGCAATGCGCGGTGTTGTAAAAGGTGTTTGCACAAAACGGGATGATGTGGAAATCTATGGATTTGAAGACGGATACAAAGGTCTGATCTATGGCAACTTTCATATGCTCACATCAAAGGATTTTTCCGGAATCCTGACAAGAGGCGGCACGATCCTCGGTACATCGAGACAGCCGTTTAAGTTGATGCGTGTACCGGACAAGGACGGTTTGGATAAAGTGGCGGCAATGAAGCATACTTATCATAAGTTAAGTCTTGACTGTCTGGTGATCCTGGGAGGAAACGGAACACACAAGACAGCGAATCTGTTAAGAGAAGAAGGCTTAAATGTTGTGACACTGCCAAAAACAATCGACAATGATCTGTGGGGCACGGATATGACATTTGGCTTCCAGAGTGCAGTGGATATTGCGACAGACACGATCGACCGGATCCATACGACGGCAACCTCTCACAGCCGTGTGTTTATCATTGAAGTAATGGGACATAAGGTGGGACACGTCACGCTGCATGCGGGAATTGCCGGCGGTGCAGATGTGATTCTGCTTCCGGAGATTCCGTATGATATCGATGTGGTGACGGATGTGATCCAGAAGCGTGCGGCAGCAGATAAAAAGTTTACGATCATTGCGGTTGCAGAAGGTGCAATCTCAAAAGAAGATGCCAGGCTGAAGAAAAAAGAATATAAAGAAAAGCTTGCAAAACGGAAATATCCGTCCATCGCCTACGAACTGGCAGAGAAGATCCAGCAGAAGACAGACAAGGAAGTAAGGATTACGGTGCCGGGGCATACGCAAAGAGGCGGTTCTCCATGTGCGTATGACCGTGTATTTGCCACAAGAGTGGGAGCGGCTGCGGCAGAGCTGATCCTGAATCAGGAATACGGCTACATGATCGCCATGAAGAATCAGAAGATTACAAAAGTACCGCTTCAGGATGTGGCAGGAAAGCTGAAAATGGTAGATCCGCAGGATGGAATCATCAAAGAGGCAAGAACCATCGGCATCAGCTTTGGAGATCAATAA
- a CDS encoding methionyl aminopeptidase — translation MERNDPCWCGSGKKYKKCHMPIEEKIKLHRDRGEIVPSRKLLKTPAQIEKIKKSAALNTAVLDEVAAHIRAGMSTAEIDKIVYDFTTAHGGIPAPLNYQGFPKSVCTSINNEVCHGIPDENIILQEGDIINVDVSTILDGYFSDASRMFMIGEVSDRAKRLVRVTEECVELGLAAAKPWGHLGDIADAINTHAQANGYSVVVDIGGHGIGLEFHEDPFVSYVTPKGSEMLLVPGMMFTIEPMINEGSPDFFVDEDNDWTIYTIDDGLSAQIEYMVLVKEDGIEILTK, via the coding sequence ATGGAAAGAAATGATCCTTGCTGGTGCGGCAGCGGCAAAAAATATAAAAAATGCCATATGCCGATCGAAGAAAAAATAAAACTGCACAGGGACAGAGGGGAAATTGTACCTTCCAGAAAGCTTTTGAAGACTCCGGCGCAGATCGAAAAGATCAAAAAAAGTGCGGCTCTCAACACGGCTGTTCTGGATGAAGTTGCCGCACACATTCGCGCAGGCATGAGTACTGCTGAGATTGACAAGATCGTATATGATTTTACAACTGCACACGGTGGAATCCCGGCTCCTCTGAATTATCAGGGCTTCCCGAAAAGTGTATGCACCTCTATCAATAATGAAGTGTGCCACGGAATCCCGGATGAAAACATCATCCTGCAGGAGGGTGATATCATCAACGTCGATGTATCTACCATTCTGGACGGCTATTTCTCTGATGCATCCCGTATGTTCATGATTGGCGAAGTATCCGACCGAGCCAAACGTCTGGTGCGTGTTACAGAAGAATGTGTAGAGCTTGGTCTTGCAGCGGCAAAACCATGGGGACATCTGGGAGATATTGCAGATGCGATCAATACCCACGCACAGGCAAACGGCTACTCTGTTGTTGTTGATATCGGCGGTCACGGAATCGGACTGGAATTCCACGAAGATCCGTTTGTCAGCTATGTCACACCAAAGGGCAGCGAGATGCTGCTCGTACCCGGAATGATGTTTACCATTGAGCCGATGATCAACGAAGGCAGCCCGGACTTCTTCGTAGATGAGGACAATGACTGGACGATCTACACCATTGATGACGGACTGTCTGCACAGATCGAATATATGGTTCTCGTAAAAGAAGACGGAATTGAAATTCTTACAAAATAG
- a CDS encoding pyridoxamine kinase codes for MGKKVAVINDLSGFGRCSLTAAISVLSAMGVQACPLPTAVLSAQTGYEDYHCVSLTEEMEQFRRSWEKMEARFDGIYTGFAADEEQIGHMIHIAETFHKKKAFLLVDPIMGDHGYKFDIFSIEFCRKMRELAKMADIVTPNLTELCILTDTDYRMIENMTDEKHLLTVIRQLAENLRKDGPRTVVVTGIQFCDNEDGIQKMGNLAVTGKETHLAAFSYVGGSYSGTGDLFASVLAGGLARGENLKSMMELAGSFIEKAITDAVKEEIPRNDGVEYEKYLHMLMK; via the coding sequence ATGGGAAAGAAAGTAGCAGTAATTAACGATCTCTCAGGATTTGGGAGATGTTCTCTCACGGCAGCAATTTCAGTGCTTTCAGCGATGGGCGTGCAGGCGTGTCCGCTCCCGACAGCTGTGCTGAGTGCACAGACAGGATATGAAGACTATCATTGCGTGAGCCTTACGGAAGAAATGGAGCAGTTTCGGCGATCCTGGGAAAAGATGGAGGCACGGTTTGACGGTATCTATACAGGATTTGCAGCAGATGAAGAGCAGATCGGTCATATGATCCATATTGCGGAGACATTTCATAAGAAGAAAGCCTTTCTGCTGGTAGATCCGATCATGGGGGATCATGGATACAAATTTGATATCTTCTCCATAGAGTTTTGCAGAAAGATGCGGGAGCTTGCGAAGATGGCGGATATTGTGACCCCAAATTTGACGGAGCTTTGTATTCTGACGGATACAGATTATCGGATGATCGAAAATATGACGGACGAAAAACATCTTCTTACGGTGATCAGGCAGCTGGCGGAAAACCTGAGGAAAGATGGACCAAGAACTGTTGTAGTGACAGGGATTCAGTTTTGTGACAATGAAGACGGGATCCAGAAGATGGGAAATCTGGCAGTGACGGGAAAAGAGACACATCTTGCAGCATTCTCGTATGTAGGTGGAAGCTACTCCGGAACAGGTGATCTGTTTGCTTCCGTGCTGGCAGGCGGACTGGCAAGAGGAGAAAATCTGAAGTCCATGATGGAACTTGCAGGAAGCTTTATCGAGAAAGCGATTACAGATGCAGTGAAAGAAGAGATTCCGCGCAATGACGGAGTCGAGTATGAAAAATATCTGCATATGCTGATGAAGTAA
- a CDS encoding glycoside hydrolase family 13 protein, which produces MNKNALFCDGTSDYVIPAEPGIHEKVRLRFRTARDDAQEVCLISGGEALQMQKISSGEVFDYYETEVQLTDTMFVYYFRIKSESEELCYHRCGVSEHPVEYYNFRIMPGFSTPAWAKGAVMYQIFVDRFCNGDPSNDVEDGEYVYIGEPVCKVKDWNEFPAAMDIRRFHGGDLQGVLDKLDYLEELGVEVIYFNPLFVSPSNHKYDIQDYDYIDPHYGVIIEDGGEVLPEGEKDNTRATKYQKRTGDIRNLEASNRLFAKLVEEMHTRGMRVILDGVFNHCGSFNKWMDRERIYEPQPEYEKGAYVSAQSPYRDFFHFFDEREEAWPYNKNYDGWWGHDTLPKLNYEDSPTLEEYILNIGKKWVSPPYNADGWRLDVAADLGYSNEYNHIFWENFRKAVKSANPQALILAEHYGDPGEWLQGDEWDSVMNYDAFMEPLTWFLTGMEKHSDERRTDLWGNADNFVNTMNHFMASMLTPSLQVAMNELSNHDHSRFLTRTNHIVGRVAQLGSKAAEEGINLAVMREAVAVQMTWVGAPTVYYGDEAGVCGFTDPDSRRTYPWGQENRELVEFHKEMIRIHKREKPLRTGSLKMLSWSSNVLAYARFQEGEQIIVVLNNSKELKEVTIPVWQAEVPMKGKMERLMYSWEKSYTTERDIYLVEDGETVVNMGKHSVLIMKPVREMQVDEYGKESSSN; this is translated from the coding sequence ATGAATAAAAATGCGCTGTTCTGTGATGGGACATCGGATTATGTCATACCTGCGGAACCGGGTATCCATGAAAAAGTCAGGCTGAGATTCAGAACGGCAAGAGATGACGCTCAGGAGGTCTGTCTGATTTCAGGAGGAGAAGCACTGCAGATGCAGAAGATATCCTCCGGGGAAGTGTTTGATTATTATGAAACAGAAGTGCAGCTTACAGATACGATGTTTGTTTATTATTTTCGGATAAAAAGCGAGAGTGAAGAGCTCTGCTATCATCGATGTGGCGTATCGGAACATCCGGTGGAATATTACAATTTCCGGATCATGCCTGGATTTTCCACACCGGCATGGGCAAAAGGCGCAGTGATGTATCAAATTTTTGTAGACCGCTTCTGTAATGGAGACCCATCCAATGATGTGGAGGATGGAGAATACGTTTATATCGGAGAGCCGGTCTGTAAAGTGAAAGACTGGAATGAATTTCCGGCGGCAATGGATATCCGCAGATTTCATGGAGGAGATCTGCAGGGAGTTTTGGATAAACTGGACTATCTGGAAGAGCTTGGAGTTGAAGTCATCTATTTCAATCCACTGTTTGTTTCCCCGTCGAATCACAAGTATGATATTCAGGATTATGACTACATCGATCCGCATTACGGCGTGATTATAGAAGACGGAGGAGAGGTTCTTCCAGAGGGAGAAAAGGACAATACCAGAGCGACAAAATATCAGAAGCGGACAGGGGACATTCGGAATCTGGAGGCAAGCAACCGCCTGTTTGCAAAACTGGTGGAGGAAATGCACACAAGGGGCATGCGGGTGATCCTTGACGGAGTGTTCAATCACTGTGGCTCTTTCAATAAGTGGATGGACCGGGAACGGATTTATGAACCGCAGCCGGAATACGAAAAAGGTGCTTATGTCAGTGCGCAGAGCCCGTACAGAGATTTCTTTCATTTTTTTGATGAAAGAGAAGAAGCGTGGCCTTATAATAAAAACTATGACGGATGGTGGGGACATGATACGCTGCCGAAGCTGAACTATGAAGATTCTCCCACGCTGGAGGAATATATTTTAAACATCGGAAAGAAATGGGTATCGCCGCCGTATAATGCCGATGGATGGCGTCTGGATGTGGCGGCAGATCTGGGATACAGCAATGAATACAATCACATCTTCTGGGAGAATTTCAGAAAAGCTGTAAAAAGTGCCAATCCGCAGGCGCTGATATTGGCGGAGCACTATGGAGATCCGGGAGAATGGCTTCAGGGCGATGAATGGGACAGCGTGATGAATTATGATGCCTTTATGGAGCCGCTGACCTGGTTCTTGACAGGAATGGAAAAGCACAGTGATGAGCGCAGGACAGACTTGTGGGGGAATGCAGACAACTTTGTCAATACGATGAATCATTTTATGGCAAGCATGCTGACCCCGTCATTACAGGTGGCGATGAATGAACTGTCTAACCACGATCATTCCCGGTTCCTGACCAGAACGAATCACATTGTAGGAAGAGTGGCACAGCTTGGAAGCAAAGCGGCAGAAGAAGGGATCAATCTGGCAGTGATGCGGGAGGCAGTGGCAGTTCAGATGACCTGGGTAGGAGCACCTACGGTTTATTACGGAGATGAAGCAGGTGTCTGTGGATTTACCGATCCGGACAGCCGCAGGACCTATCCATGGGGACAGGAAAACAGAGAACTTGTAGAGTTCCATAAAGAAATGATCCGGATCCACAAGCGTGAGAAGCCTCTGCGTACAGGTTCTCTGAAGATGCTTTCCTGGTCATCCAATGTTCTTGCTTATGCAAGATTTCAGGAAGGTGAACAGATCATTGTTGTGTTAAATAACAGTAAGGAACTAAAGGAAGTGACAATCCCGGTGTGGCAGGCGGAGGTGCCTATGAAAGGAAAGATGGAGCGTCTGATGTACTCCTGGGAAAAGAGCTATACGACAGAAAGAGACATTTATCTGGTGGAGGATGGAGAGACTGTTGTCAATATGGGAAAACATTCTGTTCTGATCATGAAGCCAGTCAGAGAAATGCAGGTGGATGAGTATGGGAAAGAAAGTAGCAGTAATTAA
- the ftsH gene encoding ATP-dependent zinc metalloprotease FtsH, with the protein MNDKKYKGISGATVVVFIAVIFFVLWMTSRVQMRGQEITFTQFEQEIKDDNVTEVVINQNKAVPTGVVTLTLRDSRETGRVNVSDVNETQKLLDKNDVEYRISAIPQDSVLSTTVLPVVLMLVGFMFITMMMNRQSGGANAKAMNFGKSRARMSSENDKKVTFADVAGLQEEKEELAEIVDFLKSPKKYVQVGARIPKGVLLEGPPGTGKTLLAKAVAGEAGVPFFTISGSDFVEMFVGVGASRVRDLFQDAKKNAPCIIFIDEIDAVARRRGSGLGGGHDEREQTLNQMLVEMDGFGVNEGIIVMAATNRKDILDPAILRPGRFDRNVVVGRPDVKGREEILKVHARNKPLGDDVDLKQIAQTTSGFTGADLENLLNEAAILAAKENRVYIQQSDIRHAFVKVGIGPEKKSRVVSEKERRITAYHEAGHAILFHVLPDVGPVYSVSIVPTGGAGGYTMPLPEGDDMFNTKGHMLQEITVSLGGRVAEEQIFDDITTGASQDIRQATAIAKSMITKFGMSERLGLINYDNDSDEVFIGRDFGHTSRGYGEKVAGTIDEEVKRIIDECYLKAKAILEEHQSVLEACAQLLLEKEKITRSEFEALFEK; encoded by the coding sequence TTGAATGACAAGAAGTATAAAGGCATAAGCGGCGCAACCGTGGTTGTGTTTATTGCTGTGATCTTTTTTGTGCTATGGATGACGAGCCGTGTACAGATGCGCGGGCAGGAGATAACTTTTACTCAGTTTGAACAGGAGATAAAGGATGACAACGTGACAGAGGTGGTGATCAACCAGAATAAGGCAGTGCCTACCGGAGTGGTCACACTGACATTGCGCGACAGCAGGGAAACGGGACGTGTCAACGTATCGGATGTCAATGAGACGCAGAAGCTGCTGGATAAAAATGATGTGGAATACCGCATAAGCGCGATCCCTCAGGATTCGGTGCTGAGTACGACGGTTCTCCCGGTTGTGCTGATGCTTGTCGGATTCATGTTTATTACGATGATGATGAACAGACAGAGTGGCGGTGCCAATGCAAAAGCAATGAATTTTGGAAAAAGTCGTGCCCGTATGAGTTCTGAGAATGATAAGAAAGTGACATTTGCAGATGTTGCGGGGCTGCAGGAAGAAAAAGAAGAGCTTGCAGAGATTGTCGATTTCCTGAAATCTCCGAAAAAATATGTTCAGGTGGGAGCAAGAATCCCAAAAGGAGTGCTTCTGGAGGGGCCTCCGGGAACCGGTAAGACCCTTCTTGCAAAAGCAGTTGCCGGAGAGGCCGGGGTTCCGTTTTTTACGATTTCGGGATCTGACTTCGTAGAGATGTTTGTCGGTGTGGGAGCGTCCCGTGTCAGGGATCTGTTCCAGGATGCGAAGAAGAATGCCCCATGTATCATTTTCATCGATGAGATCGATGCAGTTGCCAGACGCAGAGGAAGCGGACTTGGCGGCGGTCATGACGAGAGAGAACAGACATTGAACCAGATGCTGGTAGAGATGGATGGTTTTGGTGTTAATGAAGGTATTATTGTGATGGCAGCGACCAACCGGAAAGATATTTTGGATCCTGCCATCTTACGTCCGGGACGTTTTGACAGAAATGTGGTAGTTGGACGTCCGGATGTCAAAGGAAGAGAAGAGATTCTGAAAGTACATGCGAGAAACAAGCCGCTGGGAGACGATGTAGATCTGAAACAGATTGCGCAGACAACCAGTGGATTTACAGGAGCAGATCTGGAAAACCTTCTGAATGAGGCGGCGATTCTGGCTGCAAAGGAAAACAGAGTGTATATTCAGCAGTCCGATATCCGGCATGCGTTTGTCAAAGTCGGGATCGGACCGGAGAAAAAGAGCCGTGTGGTTTCTGAAAAAGAACGCCGGATTACAGCATATCACGAGGCGGGACATGCGATCCTCTTCCATGTACTGCCGGATGTGGGACCTGTCTACAGTGTGTCCATTGTTCCGACAGGAGGAGCAGGCGGTTATACGATGCCGCTTCCGGAAGGCGATGATATGTTCAATACAAAAGGACATATGCTTCAGGAGATTACAGTGTCTCTCGGCGGACGTGTAGCGGAAGAACAGATCTTTGATGATATTACAACCGGTGCATCTCAGGATATCCGTCAGGCAACTGCGATCGCAAAATCCATGATCACCAAATTCGGTATGTCAGAACGTCTTGGTCTGATCAACTATGACAATGACAGTGATGAAGTCTTTATCGGACGTGATTTTGGTCACACATCCAGAGGATACGGTGAAAAAGTGGCGGGAACAATCGATGAGGAAGTCAAACGTATCATTGATGAGTGCTATCTGAAAGCAAAAGCAATTCTGGAGGAGCATCAGTCTGTACTGGAAGCCTGTGCCCAGTTATTGCTGGAAAAAGAAAAGATTACAAGAAGTGAGTTTGAAGCACTTTTTGAGAAGTAG
- the hpt gene encoding hypoxanthine phosphoribosyltransferase, giving the protein MAETIKVLVSEEEVNERIKTLGKQISENYAGKQIHMICVLKGGVFFMCELAKRISVPVSLDFMCVSSYGDATTSSGVVRIAKDLDESIEGKDVLIVEDIIDSGRTLYYLIDVLKKRNPKSIQLCTLLDKPERRERDVKVDYVGFEIPDEFVVGYGLDYAQKYRNLPYIGVVEGVE; this is encoded by the coding sequence ATGGCAGAGACAATTAAAGTGTTAGTTTCAGAAGAAGAAGTAAATGAAAGAATCAAAACATTGGGAAAACAGATCAGCGAAAATTATGCAGGAAAGCAGATCCATATGATCTGTGTACTCAAAGGCGGAGTATTTTTCATGTGTGAACTGGCTAAAAGAATCAGTGTGCCGGTTTCTCTGGACTTTATGTGTGTAAGCAGCTACGGGGATGCGACAACATCCAGCGGTGTTGTCAGAATTGCAAAGGATCTGGATGAATCCATCGAGGGAAAAGATGTTCTGATCGTGGAAGACATCATTGATTCCGGACGTACACTGTATTATCTGATCGATGTTCTGAAGAAAAGAAATCCAAAGAGCATTCAGCTTTGTACTCTTTTGGACAAACCGGAGAGAAGAGAAAGAGATGTAAAAGTAGATTATGTCGGATTTGAGATACCGGACGAATTTGTAGTCGGATATGGACTGGACTACGCACAGAAATATAGAAATCTTCCATATATCGGAGTCGTAGAAGGTGTGGAATAG
- the tilS gene encoding tRNA lysidine(34) synthetase TilS yields MEKKVLNFIQKYHMLQKEDKVIAGISGGADSICLLFVLLRLQEKIGFDVIAVHVNHGLRGENAKRDERFTETFCRERNVPCIVYHENVKEIAAQKKLSVEEAGRLVRRKAFEEVRIRYGGTKIALAHHQNDNAETMLLNLARGTGIRGLSGIRPVNGYMIRPLLGINRKEIEYYLKEHQLSYCEDETNAGDEYTRNRIRHQILPMLEEQVNRQAVRHMNETMEQLNQIRDYLEREIEAHCRCVVRQEEEGLLLLWDEWMQCDPVIQNGIIQKCLENLAGTGKDLVSVHVAAVAELFEKQSGRKRNLPYNICAERNYEGILLIKQTAERQTECREELIIPGITRLKDRNLRICCTIWEKDKNFSIEQIPQTPYTKWFDYDIIKNSLTVRTRQPEDVLGVNRQGGTQKLKSYFINEKIPAKSRERILLIAEGHQILWVVGYRMSSRYQISEHTKRIIEIKIMEDKKHGRDN; encoded by the coding sequence ATGGAAAAGAAAGTTTTAAATTTTATTCAAAAATATCATATGCTGCAAAAAGAAGATAAAGTAATCGCAGGGATATCGGGCGGCGCGGATTCGATATGCCTGCTTTTTGTACTTTTGAGGCTGCAGGAAAAAATCGGATTTGATGTGATCGCAGTGCATGTGAATCACGGGCTTCGTGGAGAAAATGCAAAAAGAGATGAACGGTTTACGGAAACATTTTGCAGGGAGCGGAATGTTCCATGTATTGTGTATCATGAGAATGTAAAAGAAATCGCTGCACAGAAAAAGCTGTCTGTGGAGGAGGCAGGGCGTCTGGTGCGCAGAAAGGCGTTTGAGGAGGTGCGGATCCGTTATGGGGGGACCAAGATCGCGCTTGCGCATCATCAGAACGATAATGCAGAGACGATGCTTTTGAATCTGGCAAGAGGAACCGGAATCCGGGGGCTTTCCGGGATCCGGCCGGTCAATGGATATATGATCCGTCCGCTTCTTGGAATAAACAGGAAGGAAATTGAGTATTATCTGAAAGAACATCAGCTTTCCTACTGTGAAGATGAGACCAATGCCGGGGATGAATATACCAGAAACAGGATCCGGCATCAGATCCTTCCTATGCTGGAGGAGCAGGTCAACAGGCAGGCCGTCCGTCACATGAATGAAACGATGGAGCAGTTAAATCAGATCAGAGATTATCTGGAGCGGGAAATCGAAGCGCATTGCAGATGTGTGGTAAGGCAGGAGGAAGAGGGGCTTTTGCTTCTGTGGGATGAATGGATGCAGTGTGATCCGGTCATCCAAAACGGGATTATTCAGAAGTGTCTGGAAAATCTGGCGGGAACAGGAAAGGATCTTGTGTCTGTACACGTTGCGGCAGTGGCGGAGTTGTTTGAAAAGCAGAGCGGAAGAAAGCGAAATCTTCCCTACAATATCTGTGCAGAGAGGAATTATGAAGGAATACTTTTGATAAAACAGACAGCGGAAAGACAGACAGAGTGCCGGGAAGAACTTATAATTCCCGGAATTACCCGATTAAAAGACAGGAATCTGCGAATATGCTGTACAATTTGGGAAAAAGATAAGAATTTTTCGATAGAACAGATACCGCAAACCCCCTACACGAAATGGTTTGACTATGATATAATAAAAAATAGTCTCACCGTAAGAACGAGACAGCCGGAGGATGTTTTGGGTGTCAACAGACAGGGCGGTACGCAGAAGCTCAAATCTTATTTTATCAATGAGAAGATTCCTGCAAAAAGCAGAGAACGGATTTTGCTGATCGCCGAGGGGCATCAGATACTGTGGGTTGTCGGATATCGGATGAGCAGCAGATATCAGATATCTGAACATACAAAAAGGATAATAGAGATCAAAATAATGGAGGATAAAAAACATGGCAGAGACAATTAA
- a CDS encoding SpoIIE family protein phosphatase, with protein sequence MKNGQALHTSPYVTQIEKYADSIKQLSRTFLHLEEKKSAFSNEEIEDMFDRTKERACKSCEKCSWCWEEDFVHTYQMGYEVLSAIDHYGSELNTETKRKLQQRCLRWEAFLQEMLGAFHDARQNMMWNNRIVLGREGCAVQMDTFADMLRSTAKELEKSLFSDERLEKKLASYLKKRGIRVLYSSFFLNREGKYEVHLTARAVKNTCVTIKALVKAVSEVMGRQFIAESDQAFMLGKEYQTIVCMEGPVFYTLYGVARIGKDCNKISGDNFMMRELGGGKLAVALSDGMGSGEKACRESTLVMELLEELLEAGFPAKAAIQMINTTLVMGREEIHFSTVDLSMFDLYTGECRLIKAGASSTFIKKGNKVERISSSSLPIGVMHSIEIESVQRTLEDGDFVVMITDGVLDALPVGEQDLLMETIIGGTTGGNPKELAHHILEQVLNWTGEEPMDDMTVLAVGIWNCQDTCILGTDSV encoded by the coding sequence ATGAAAAATGGACAGGCACTGCACACCAGCCCCTATGTGACACAGATTGAAAAATACGCAGATTCTATCAAACAGCTTTCCCGGACATTTCTTCATCTGGAGGAAAAGAAATCCGCATTTTCCAATGAGGAGATTGAGGATATGTTTGACCGGACAAAAGAAAGAGCCTGCAAAAGCTGTGAAAAATGTTCCTGGTGCTGGGAAGAGGATTTTGTACATACCTATCAGATGGGATATGAAGTTTTATCTGCCATCGATCATTACGGGAGTGAACTGAATACAGAAACAAAAAGGAAGCTTCAGCAGAGGTGTCTGCGGTGGGAAGCGTTTTTACAGGAGATGCTGGGTGCATTTCACGATGCAAGACAGAATATGATGTGGAATAACCGGATCGTACTTGGCAGGGAAGGGTGCGCGGTTCAGATGGATACGTTTGCGGATATGCTCCGCAGTACGGCGAAAGAGCTGGAAAAAAGTTTATTTTCGGACGAGCGTCTGGAAAAAAAGCTGGCATCTTATTTAAAAAAGAGAGGGATTCGTGTACTGTACAGCAGTTTTTTCCTGAACAGAGAAGGAAAATATGAAGTACATCTTACCGCAAGAGCGGTGAAAAATACCTGCGTTACGATCAAAGCGCTTGTAAAGGCTGTCTCGGAAGTGATGGGGAGGCAGTTTATTGCAGAGAGTGATCAGGCGTTTATGCTGGGGAAAGAATATCAGACGATTGTGTGCATGGAAGGTCCGGTGTTTTATACACTTTACGGTGTGGCAAGGATTGGGAAGGACTGCAACAAGATCTCAGGTGATAATTTCATGATGCGTGAGCTTGGCGGAGGAAAACTGGCAGTGGCGCTTTCCGATGGAATGGGATCCGGAGAGAAGGCATGCCGGGAGAGTACGCTTGTCATGGAATTGCTGGAAGAGCTGTTGGAAGCCGGATTTCCGGCAAAGGCGGCGATTCAGATGATCAATACGACATTGGTGATGGGGCGTGAGGAAATCCATTTTTCCACGGTGGATCTGAGCATGTTTGATCTGTATACAGGAGAATGTCGTCTGATCAAAGCAGGAGCTTCTTCCACATTTATCAAAAAAGGAAACAAAGTGGAGCGTATCAGTTCGTCCAGTCTGCCGATCGGGGTCATGCACTCCATTGAAATCGAATCTGTGCAGAGAACGCTGGAAGACGGAGATTTTGTTGTTATGATAACGGACGGTGTGCTGGATGCTCTCCCGGTTGGGGAACAGGACCTTCTGATGGAAACGATCATTGGTGGAACGACAGGCGGAAATCCCAAAGAGCTTGCGCATCACATTCTGGAGCAGGTATTAAACTGGACCGGAGAAGAACCGATGGATGATATGACAGTACTGGCAGTAGGGATTTGGAATTGTCAGGATACTTGCATTTTGGGGACGGATTCGGTATAG
- a CDS encoding FtsB family cell division protein, translated as MAIQKKKVAGRSKSRKTNSAWRYHKKSMMLISMILVLLVGVLAVNAVSLRSRNAQYKKQEAELEAQIKEEKKRAKEVEAYEAYVKTDDYVKEIAEEKLGLVDPNEIIFKPAK; from the coding sequence ATGGCGATTCAGAAAAAGAAAGTCGCTGGCAGATCAAAAAGCCGGAAGACGAATTCTGCATGGCGGTATCATAAAAAAAGTATGATGCTGATCAGTATGATTCTTGTATTGCTGGTAGGCGTACTTGCAGTGAATGCAGTATCTCTGCGCAGCAGAAACGCACAGTACAAGAAGCAGGAAGCAGAACTGGAAGCACAGATTAAAGAAGAGAAAAAGCGTGCAAAGGAAGTGGAAGCATACGAAGCGTATGTGAAGACAGACGATTACGTGAAAGAGATTGCAGAAGAAAAATTAGGGCTGGTGGATCCGAATGAGATCATTTTCAAGCCGGCAAAATAG
- the yabQ gene encoding spore cortex biosynthesis protein YabQ — protein sequence MMLGIETEVVIFFYAALTGMVLFCGYQILLLIRRLVRHHPLAVGVEDIGFWLLVSAYVFRQMYCTTYGSIRWFFVLGIAAGLLTAVGVQHLLKRIFRKLKKT from the coding sequence ATGATGCTCGGAATTGAAACAGAAGTTGTGATTTTTTTCTATGCGGCGCTTACGGGGATGGTACTTTTTTGCGGTTATCAGATTCTGCTGCTGATACGAAGACTCGTGCGGCATCATCCGCTGGCAGTCGGTGTGGAGGATATCGGCTTTTGGCTGTTGGTGAGCGCGTATGTGTTTCGTCAGATGTATTGTACGACTTATGGAAGTATCCGCTGGTTCTTTGTTCTGGGAATCGCAGCCGGGCTGCTGACTGCTGTTGGGGTGCAGCATTTGTTGAAACGAATTTTCAGGAAATTGAAAAAAACATAA